The proteins below come from a single Cottoperca gobio chromosome 11, fCotGob3.1, whole genome shotgun sequence genomic window:
- the mrps21 gene encoding small ribosomal subunit protein bS21m, with protein MSRHLRFVSRTLMVKDGDVEWAYKTLTRLLSKDGIIETVNRKRFFEKPCVERRRKNYESCRRIYQTEMHRKVAFVSMKNREDPWLGC; from the exons ATGTCGAGGCACCTTCGGTTCGTTTCGCGGACACTGATGGTCAAAGACGGCGACGTTGAGTGGGCGTACAAGACTTTAACCAG GCTCCTGAGTAAGGATGGGATTATTGAAACAGTGAATCGCAAGCGCTTCTTCGAGAAGCCCTGCGTCGAGCGTCGGCGAAAGAACTATGAGAGCTGCAGGCGGATCTACCAAACAGAAATGCACAGGAAAGTTGCCTTTGTCTCCATGAAAAACAGAGAAGATCCCTGGCTTGGCTGCTAG